A genomic stretch from Chroogloeocystis siderophila 5.2 s.c.1 includes:
- a CDS encoding glycosyltransferase family 4 protein, translated as MLLLSHPTGNANVRGAISALEQAEKLSLYQTTVAVHQSDWYFKLLPTAVKQELLRRTYPLPRCKINQHPFRELARLVSLKIGLQFLITHETGWASIDSVYGSLDRILAKQLTTYYKKYQIAGVYCYEDAAIYTFKAAKKLGLTCFYDLPIGYWKMGQIIQQEEAELNPEWSSTLQANFDSADKLARKDIELQMSDVVLVASSFTRQTLQLAPDFKAPVVCIPYGAPCSYTEVVNRHKLNENKLKVLFVGSLSQRKGISYLLDAVEQLGDRAELTLIGRFNQLCSPLEQALVTHRWIASLPHQQVLQEMSHHDVFVFPSLFEGFGLVILEAMAQGLPVITTPHTAGPDIITDGEDGFIVPIRSAEAIAQKLNLLASNRKRLLEMSQAALQKASQYTWKRYGECLVKTIQNYV; from the coding sequence ATGCTATTACTGTCTCACCCTACTGGAAATGCAAATGTTCGCGGTGCTATTTCCGCTTTAGAACAAGCAGAAAAGCTATCTTTGTATCAAACTACAGTAGCAGTACATCAGTCAGACTGGTATTTTAAATTACTACCAACTGCTGTTAAGCAAGAACTTCTTAGGCGCACTTATCCGCTTCCGAGATGTAAGATTAATCAACATCCATTTCGGGAATTAGCTAGATTAGTATCGCTGAAAATAGGCTTGCAGTTCCTCATTACTCATGAAACAGGATGGGCATCGATTGACTCGGTTTATGGTAGTTTAGATAGAATTTTAGCAAAGCAACTTACAACTTACTATAAGAAATATCAAATTGCTGGTGTTTACTGTTATGAGGACGCAGCAATTTATACTTTTAAAGCGGCTAAAAAGCTAGGGTTAACTTGTTTTTACGATCTACCAATTGGCTATTGGAAAATGGGACAGATCATTCAGCAAGAAGAAGCTGAATTAAACCCAGAGTGGTCGTCTACCCTACAAGCTAACTTTGATAGTGCTGATAAATTAGCACGCAAAGATATAGAATTACAGATGTCAGATGTTGTCTTAGTTGCTAGTAGTTTTACTCGTCAGACATTACAGTTAGCGCCAGATTTCAAAGCACCTGTAGTTTGCATTCCTTATGGAGCGCCTTGTAGCTATACTGAAGTTGTAAATCGCCATAAACTTAATGAAAATAAATTAAAAGTTTTATTCGTTGGAAGTTTGAGTCAGCGTAAAGGTATTTCTTATCTTTTAGATGCAGTTGAACAGTTAGGCGATCGCGCTGAGTTAACTTTAATTGGTAGATTCAATCAGTTGTGTTCTCCTTTAGAACAAGCCTTAGTAACGCATCGTTGGATTGCGTCACTTCCGCATCAGCAAGTTTTACAAGAAATGAGTCATCATGATGTCTTTGTCTTTCCGTCACTCTTTGAAGGGTTTGGGTTAGTCATTCTCGAAGCAATGGCGCAGGGTTTACCTGTCATTACCACACCGCACACCGCTGGTCCCGATATCATTACTGATGGTGAAGATGGCTTTATTGTCCCAATTCGCTCAGCAGAAGCGATCGCGCAAAAACTTAACCTTTTAGCATCCAACCGCAAACGACTTCTAGAAATGAGCCAAGCCGCTTTACAAAAAGCATCACAATATACTTGGAAACGCTATGGAGAATGTTTAGTTAAAACTATTCAAAACTATGTATAA
- a CDS encoding glycosyltransferase family 4 protein — translation MKILLLGNYLPDRQESMLRFAQILQTGLTQRGHEVRLVQPQPIFGKLKLSSFGLVKWLGYIDKFLLFPQQLCQAIAWADVVHICDHSNAMYAKYLENVPHLVTCHDLLAVRGALGDDTDCPASMTGKVLQNWILKSLQKSQMVVCVSSSTKHDLEKLIENSLFTKKIRLVLNGLNYSYKQIYRDEVDSRLANIIELDLSKPFILNVGSSLKRKNRDGIMRIFSKIKEQWDGQLIFAGEALTTEQIQLAEQLNIKEQIIQIIKPDNNLLEALYNRAFVFLFPSKCEGFGWPVIEAQACGCPVICSDRTSLPEVVGDSALMRSIEDESGFAEDILRLVDPVERHLWIQKGLNNIKRFTLDEMIDQYNQLYIELVKYK, via the coding sequence ATGAAGATTTTACTACTTGGCAATTATTTACCAGATCGACAAGAAAGTATGCTGCGATTTGCGCAGATCCTGCAAACGGGTTTGACTCAGCGAGGTCATGAAGTTCGTTTAGTTCAACCACAACCTATTTTTGGTAAATTAAAACTATCAAGTTTCGGATTAGTAAAATGGCTTGGTTATATAGATAAATTTTTACTATTTCCTCAACAACTGTGTCAAGCGATCGCATGGGCGGATGTTGTCCATATCTGCGACCACTCTAATGCTATGTACGCCAAATATTTGGAGAACGTACCGCATCTAGTAACGTGTCACGATTTACTTGCCGTACGCGGCGCATTAGGTGACGATACCGATTGTCCAGCATCAATGACAGGAAAAGTTTTACAAAATTGGATTCTTAAAAGTTTGCAAAAAAGCCAAATGGTTGTTTGTGTTTCTTCATCGACAAAACACGATCTTGAAAAGCTGATCGAGAATTCCTTGTTTACTAAAAAAATTCGTTTAGTATTGAACGGACTAAATTATAGCTACAAGCAAATTTATCGAGACGAAGTTGATTCTAGACTAGCAAATATAATTGAATTAGATTTATCCAAGCCTTTTATTCTTAATGTTGGTTCAAGCCTTAAGCGGAAAAATCGCGATGGAATTATGAGAATTTTCTCTAAAATTAAGGAACAATGGGATGGGCAATTAATTTTTGCTGGCGAAGCTTTGACCACTGAGCAAATTCAACTTGCTGAGCAACTCAATATTAAAGAGCAAATTATCCAAATTATCAAACCTGATAACAATTTACTAGAGGCACTTTATAATCGGGCATTTGTATTTCTATTTCCTTCAAAATGCGAAGGTTTTGGCTGGCCTGTGATTGAGGCGCAGGCTTGTGGTTGCCCTGTTATTTGTAGCGATCGCACTTCTCTTCCCGAAGTCGTGGGCGACTCAGCTTTAATGAGATCTATAGAAGATGAATCTGGATTTGCAGAAGATATTTTACGTTTAGTAGATCCCGTAGAACGTCATCTTTGGATTCAAAAAGGTTTGAATAATATCAAACGTTTTACTTTAGATGAAATGATTGATCAATATAACCAACTTTACATTGAGTTAGTTAAATATAAATGA
- a CDS encoding acyltransferase, translating to MKQLFMLLSLFLPWLIRRWLLEIAFGYQIHPTSRIGFAWVFPQYLIMEAHSSIGHFTVCKSVDSVHLKQSAAIGKGNWITGFPLNSKIHFIHEIDRKPQLVLGEHSAITNRHLIDCTNSVIIGNFSTFAGFQSQILSHSIDLESCRQSSAPISIGNYCFIGTNCVLLGNSSLPDYSVLGAKSLLNKKYTDSYYLYAGVPAKPIKQLSKQLLYFSRPVGFVN from the coding sequence ATGAAACAGCTTTTCATGTTGCTGAGCTTATTTCTACCATGGTTGATTCGGCGTTGGCTATTAGAAATAGCTTTCGGCTATCAAATTCATCCAACGAGTAGAATTGGCTTTGCTTGGGTTTTTCCTCAATACTTAATTATGGAAGCTCATTCGAGTATTGGACACTTTACCGTGTGCAAAAGTGTAGATTCTGTGCATCTCAAGCAATCTGCTGCCATAGGTAAAGGTAATTGGATTACAGGCTTTCCGCTAAATTCTAAAATTCATTTTATACATGAAATAGACCGCAAGCCGCAACTGGTTCTAGGCGAACATTCCGCAATTACTAATCGCCATTTAATTGATTGTACAAATTCAGTTATTATTGGCAATTTTTCAACTTTTGCTGGCTTCCAATCACAGATTTTATCTCATAGTATTGACCTTGAATCATGCCGACAATCATCTGCGCCTATTAGCATTGGTAATTATTGCTTTATTGGCACAAACTGCGTACTATTAGGAAATAGTTCGTTACCTGACTATTCCGTGCTTGGAGCCAAATCTTTACTCAACAAAAAATACACAGATTCTTATTACTTATACGCTGGAGTGCCAGCAAAACCTATTAAGCAGTTATCCAAGCAACTATTATATTTTTCTCGTCCGGTTGGTTTTGTTAATTAG
- a CDS encoding glycosyltransferase — MRILWTIASVDPASGGPIEAVKQMSELLNSRGCISEVACLDSPNAPWLKTFPLKVHALGPGITGYGYSANFVPWLKHNARNYDCAIANGIWQYSSFGTWLALRNTNTPYFVFTHGMLDPWFKRTYPLKHLKKWLYWPWADYQVLRDARAVFFTCEEERLLARQSFWLYKCHEVVVNFGTAAPQGNPTLQRQQFLLQFPQLSHKRLFLFLSRIHIKKGCDLLIQAFAKVASLDDSLHLVIAGPDQTGWQAELQQQAEKLGISQKITWTGMLSGNVKWGAFHAAEVLVLPSHQENFGIVVAEAMACGTPVLISNKVNIWREILAAKAGLVASDDLNGTTQVLHTWLTMSPQEQQRMRQNAKYCFTQTFEIHQAAESLLNAINTNSMR; from the coding sequence ATGCGAATTCTTTGGACGATCGCATCGGTTGATCCTGCTAGTGGGGGACCGATTGAAGCAGTAAAGCAAATGAGTGAATTACTAAACAGCCGAGGCTGCATAAGTGAAGTCGCGTGTCTTGATTCGCCAAATGCACCGTGGTTGAAAACATTTCCGTTGAAAGTTCATGCATTAGGACCTGGAATCACAGGTTATGGGTACTCAGCCAATTTTGTACCTTGGTTAAAACACAACGCGCGTAATTATGACTGTGCGATCGCTAACGGAATTTGGCAATATTCTAGTTTTGGAACGTGGTTGGCTTTACGCAATACCAACACGCCTTATTTTGTCTTTACTCACGGAATGCTCGATCCTTGGTTCAAACGCACTTATCCCCTCAAACATTTAAAAAAATGGCTTTATTGGCCCTGGGCAGACTATCAAGTATTGCGCGACGCACGCGCCGTTTTTTTTACTTGCGAAGAAGAACGCCTGTTAGCCCGTCAATCGTTTTGGTTATACAAATGCCATGAAGTTGTTGTCAACTTTGGTACAGCAGCACCTCAAGGAAACCCAACGCTACAACGGCAACAATTTCTCCTTCAGTTTCCTCAACTATCGCATAAACGCCTATTCTTATTTCTCAGTAGAATTCATATCAAAAAAGGTTGCGATCTTCTCATTCAAGCATTTGCCAAAGTCGCAAGCCTTGATGATTCGCTACATCTTGTCATAGCAGGTCCCGATCAAACTGGTTGGCAAGCCGAACTACAACAGCAAGCAGAAAAATTAGGTATAAGTCAGAAAATTACTTGGACAGGAATGTTGTCAGGTAATGTAAAGTGGGGTGCATTTCACGCGGCGGAAGTTCTTGTACTACCTTCGCATCAAGAAAACTTTGGTATTGTCGTAGCTGAAGCTATGGCGTGTGGAACCCCAGTTTTAATTTCTAATAAAGTGAATATTTGGCGGGAAATTTTAGCAGCTAAAGCAGGGTTAGTGGCTAGCGACGATTTAAATGGCACTACACAAGTATTACACACATGGTTAACGATGTCGCCTCAAGAACAACAGCGTATGCGACAAAATGCTAAATACTGTTTTACACAAACATTTGAGATTCACCAAGCAGCCGAAAGTTTATTAAATGCCATTAATACAAACAGCATGAGGTAG
- a CDS encoding putative colanic acid biosynthesis acetyltransferase, producing the protein MDYQIQNLKEFRLPHNFRGKPGWYVQLWWLVQSTLFGLSPQFMYAWRRWLLKAFGATVGQKVLIRPTARITYPWKVQIGDYSWIGDDVVLYSLGDIAIGNNVVISQRSYLCAASHDYNSSSFDIFAKPVRIEDEVWLATNVFVAPGVTIGKGAVVGACSSVFRSLPSMMICTGCPAQPLRRREKQTVVLTSN; encoded by the coding sequence ATGGATTATCAGATACAAAATCTCAAAGAATTTAGATTACCACACAATTTTCGGGGCAAACCAGGATGGTATGTACAACTTTGGTGGTTAGTCCAGTCTACTTTATTTGGTTTATCGCCACAGTTTATGTATGCTTGGCGACGATGGCTACTCAAAGCTTTTGGTGCAACTGTTGGGCAAAAAGTGTTAATTCGACCTACCGCGAGAATTACTTATCCTTGGAAAGTTCAGATTGGCGATTATAGTTGGATTGGTGACGATGTAGTTTTGTATAGTTTGGGTGACATAGCGATCGGCAATAATGTTGTCATTTCTCAACGTTCGTATCTTTGTGCTGCGAGTCATGATTACAATTCTTCGTCTTTTGATATCTTTGCTAAGCCAGTACGCATTGAGGATGAAGTTTGGCTAGCGACAAATGTGTTTGTGGCACCTGGAGTTACCATCGGGAAAGGCGCAGTAGTAGGCGCGTGTAGTAGCGTTTTTCGCTCGCTTCCTTCAATGATGATTTGTACTGGATGTCCTGCCCAGCCTTTACGTAGAAGGGAAAAGCAAACTGTGGTTTTGACAAGTAACTAA
- a CDS encoding glycosyltransferase WbuB, producing MRILVYGLNYTPELTGIGKYTGEMTEWLAAQGHEVRVVTALPYYPAWRVDAGFSPWRYCTEFLKGVKVWRCPLWVPHKPSGLKRILHLASFAIASFPVVLWQGLNWQPDVVFVVEPAFFCVVGALVTSRVSGAKAWLHIQDFEIDAGFDLGLLPSSGIVRSLISTIERWLTNRFDRVSTISEKMLERLKLKGVLIYKCVYFPNWVDTKTIYPLQHTSALRTELGIAPDTFVALYSGSMGEKQGLEVILAAAQMLAIDYPNILFVLCGEGSARKHLQKLAKKMLNVRFLNLQPVHRLNDLLNLANVHLLPQLPTAADLVMPSKLQGMCASGRPAIATVHPDTQIAQVLQSCGITVIPGDIIALTKALVILANHPEQCIELGKAARQFTLNNWQQEKVLQQLEQKFYQLCFTPNVSNKRIDTALEQPLESDS from the coding sequence ATGCGCATACTTGTATATGGACTTAACTATACTCCTGAACTAACTGGCATTGGTAAATATACAGGCGAGATGACCGAGTGGCTAGCGGCGCAAGGACACGAAGTGCGAGTCGTCACAGCCTTACCCTATTACCCAGCGTGGCGAGTAGACGCGGGTTTCTCCCCTTGGCGTTACTGTACTGAATTTTTAAAAGGTGTTAAAGTCTGGCGCTGTCCGTTATGGGTTCCACACAAACCAAGCGGATTGAAACGCATTTTACATCTAGCTTCATTTGCGATCGCCAGCTTTCCTGTCGTGTTATGGCAAGGGTTAAACTGGCAACCGGATGTTGTGTTTGTCGTTGAACCAGCATTTTTCTGTGTTGTGGGGGCTTTGGTAACAAGTCGCGTAAGTGGTGCTAAAGCGTGGCTACATATTCAAGATTTTGAAATTGATGCAGGATTTGATTTAGGACTTTTGCCGTCTTCAGGAATTGTTCGTTCTTTAATATCGACAATCGAACGTTGGCTGACAAATCGCTTTGATCGTGTCTCAACAATTTCAGAAAAAATGTTAGAACGACTCAAGCTCAAAGGAGTACTAATATATAAATGTGTCTATTTCCCTAACTGGGTAGATACCAAAACAATTTATCCCTTGCAACATACGAGCGCCTTGCGTACAGAATTGGGGATTGCACCAGATACTTTTGTTGCGTTGTATTCCGGTAGTATGGGAGAAAAGCAAGGACTTGAGGTAATACTTGCTGCTGCACAAATGCTCGCCATTGATTATCCCAATATACTCTTTGTTCTATGTGGCGAAGGCTCTGCGAGAAAGCACCTGCAAAAGTTGGCAAAAAAAATGCTGAATGTGCGCTTTCTCAATTTGCAACCCGTACACCGATTGAATGATTTATTAAATCTTGCAAATGTTCACTTACTTCCGCAGTTACCCACCGCAGCCGATTTAGTTATGCCTTCTAAACTACAAGGTATGTGTGCTTCAGGAAGACCTGCGATTGCCACTGTACACCCAGATACTCAAATTGCCCAAGTTCTACAAAGTTGTGGAATAACCGTTATTCCAGGAGATATTATAGCTTTAACCAAAGCACTTGTGATTTTAGCAAATCATCCAGAGCAATGCATTGAATTAGGTAAAGCTGCACGTCAATTTACCCTCAACAACTGGCAACAAGAGAAGGTTTTACAGCAACTCGAACAAAAATTTTATCAGCTATGCTTTACACCAAACGTATCAAATAAGCGGATAGATACTGCACTAGAGCAGCCCTTAGAATCAGATTCATGA
- a CDS encoding phytanoyl-CoA dioxygenase family protein gives MYTRKFLAVENEKIIKAIRENGYFVFEEALTKEYVESILQEVDFEKVLVNTNDVGVVFSGSQQFLTHCLAKSKKVYNVITSSKVLDICNKYFLHKFLLVNHRIYQTKASHYMPWHTDNNRQVGYQLSEKHNMPGLLFLFYLSDVTKNAFQIVRKSHHWADNYNHEIYLSESFIKKFEKDIVTLQMPQGSLIICNTHVIHRAEPLDNKNYVRKTLLFQVDEVGDDVENVGHGEPNLINTEYLENLSPAVVEYLGFGRPRNYPTYPYSSVSTISNRELVALQKQLLLTLFKAIPKKMVIALVSYRVIIAAKRMMWKIKHN, from the coding sequence ATGTATACAAGAAAATTTTTAGCTGTTGAGAATGAAAAGATTATAAAAGCAATTAGAGAGAATGGTTACTTCGTATTTGAGGAAGCTCTTACCAAAGAATATGTAGAATCTATTCTACAAGAAGTAGATTTTGAAAAAGTTTTAGTTAATACAAATGATGTAGGAGTCGTTTTCAGCGGTTCGCAACAATTCTTGACGCATTGTCTGGCTAAATCTAAGAAAGTATATAATGTTATTACATCCAGTAAAGTTTTAGATATCTGCAACAAATACTTTTTGCATAAATTCTTATTAGTAAACCATCGGATTTATCAAACTAAAGCCTCGCATTATATGCCGTGGCACACTGATAATAATCGGCAAGTTGGTTATCAACTTTCTGAAAAACACAATATGCCAGGATTGCTTTTTCTTTTTTATCTTTCAGATGTCACAAAAAATGCTTTTCAGATTGTTAGAAAGTCACATCATTGGGCGGACAACTATAACCACGAGATTTATTTAAGCGAGAGTTTTATCAAGAAATTCGAGAAAGATATTGTTACTTTACAAATGCCGCAAGGAAGTTTAATTATTTGTAATACCCATGTTATTCATCGAGCAGAACCTCTTGACAATAAGAATTATGTGAGAAAGACATTGCTATTTCAAGTTGATGAAGTTGGTGATGATGTGGAGAATGTAGGACATGGGGAACCAAATTTGATTAATACAGAATATTTAGAGAATCTTAGCCCCGCAGTCGTAGAGTATTTAGGATTTGGTCGCCCGCGAAATTATCCAACTTATCCTTATAGTTCTGTATCTACGATATCAAATAGGGAGCTTGTGGCGTTGCAAAAGCAGTTGTTGCTTACTTTATTTAAAGCAATTCCCAAAAAAATGGTTATTGCACTTGTATCTTATAGAGTGATTATTGCTGCTAAAAGAATGATGTGGAAAATCAAACACAACTAA
- a CDS encoding NB-ARC domain-containing protein — MKISIEEALEIVEKVTHQGGLSKVQEIVFRQCWEGRSYQEIARSSGYQLGYIRDVGHKLWQSLSKAFGQRITKTNFQRIINQYQLAASYPTEKHQASPASAYSLLTLQQSTVNYKQEWKEIIDVSKFFGRTIELANLEEWIVSDRCRVVSLSGMPGIGKTSLAAVCAEHIQHEFEYVIWYNVRNAQPIKELLAEIIVFLGQQPKIELPQTIDGLLACLMKYLRQHRCLLVLDNYESVLQSGGKAGRYRDNYEGYGQLLRQVADERHQSCLLLTTRELPISLNVKAGDNLPVRSLQLTGLSPETACEILAAKGLVFTNKEAQELVERYSGNPLALKIAATSIQSLYKKNVSKFLSQDRIVFGEIWDLLEQQFNRLSNREKQVMLWLTNQDPQLLHINENDLPGLSIRNVLEALQSLQQRSLIKNDSFCFTQHYMILEYIKEVTHYKSEFSILKFTSPSSELSQVPTLSKKQG; from the coding sequence ATGAAAATATCAATAGAAGAAGCACTAGAAATAGTGGAAAAAGTAACTCACCAAGGTGGTTTAAGTAAAGTTCAAGAAATTGTATTTCGGCAATGTTGGGAAGGGAGATCTTACCAAGAGATTGCAAGAAGCTCTGGCTATCAATTAGGTTATATTCGAGACGTTGGCCATAAGCTGTGGCAATCTCTTTCAAAAGCTTTCGGTCAAAGAATCACAAAAACAAATTTTCAGCGAATTATTAATCAATATCAATTAGCTGCATCGTATCCGACAGAGAAACACCAAGCGTCTCCTGCAAGTGCTTATAGTTTACTGACTCTGCAACAAAGCACAGTAAACTATAAGCAAGAGTGGAAAGAGATAATTGATGTTTCTAAGTTCTTTGGTCGTACAATTGAACTAGCTAATTTAGAAGAATGGATTGTCAGCGATCGCTGTCGCGTTGTATCGCTGAGTGGAATGCCAGGAATTGGCAAAACGTCTTTAGCCGCAGTTTGTGCCGAACACATACAACATGAGTTTGAGTATGTCATTTGGTATAATGTGCGTAATGCTCAGCCGATTAAAGAACTGTTAGCAGAGATCATTGTATTCTTAGGGCAGCAGCCAAAAATAGAACTACCGCAAACAATTGATGGCTTACTCGCCTGTTTGATGAAGTATTTAAGGCAGCATCGCTGTTTATTAGTTTTAGATAACTACGAGTCAGTTTTACAAAGTGGCGGAAAAGCTGGACGTTACCGCGATAATTATGAAGGTTATGGACAATTGTTGCGGCAAGTTGCGGATGAACGACATCAAAGCTGCTTGTTACTAACAACAAGAGAGTTACCTATTAGTTTAAATGTCAAAGCTGGTGATAATTTACCTGTGCGATCGCTACAATTAACCGGTTTATCACCAGAAACTGCCTGTGAGATTTTGGCGGCGAAAGGTTTAGTTTTTACTAACAAAGAAGCACAAGAGTTGGTTGAGCGTTATTCGGGTAATCCACTGGCTTTAAAGATTGCTGCTACATCAATTCAATCTTTATACAAAAAAAATGTATCCAAGTTCTTATCGCAAGATCGAATTGTCTTTGGAGAAATTTGGGATCTGTTAGAGCAACAATTCAATCGTTTATCGAATCGCGAGAAGCAAGTGATGCTGTGGTTAACAAATCAAGATCCACAATTGCTACACATCAATGAAAATGACTTGCCTGGATTATCTATCAGAAACGTGTTAGAAGCTTTGCAATCGTTACAACAGCGATCGCTCATCAAAAATGATTCGTTTTGCTTTACTCAGCATTACATGATCTTAGAGTACATCAAAGAAGTAACGCACTACAAAAGTGAATTTAGTATTCTTAAATTTACAAGTCCATCATCAGAATTAAGTCAGGTGCCTACACTTAGTAAAAAGCAAGGTTAG
- a CDS encoding Mur ligase family protein, producing the protein MQIKDRLQLALAVLTAKTVTFGVRSLKLGAASVLPGEIARRLQPQLLQLLSRQVKQGVILIAGTNGKTTTSLLLRTMLERQGKRVAHNATGANLENGLMSALLANTNLVGTLDVDYAILEVDENVVPKVLAAIQPKLILCLNLFRDQLDRYGEVDTISQRWGKAIAVLPPDTIIIPNADDPTLSYMGQQLPQKVLFFGLSEPEQYLEEIPHAVDSIYCPNCGHSLDYEGVYLSHLGDFHCPNCGFHKAPVAINSQEYPQILIGLYNKYNTLAAVLAAQQLGVDETTIRDTISNFQAAFGRAEELNVNGKHVRILLSKNPVGMNETIRAVNQVRQKTHSSQLAPVLFVLNDRIPDGTDVSWIWDVDTEKLVAQGGTFVVSGDRVYDMALRLRYSHSEDNDLQLIVKEDLREAIATALEHTPQNQTLHILPTYSAMLEVREVLTGRKIL; encoded by the coding sequence ATTCAGATCAAGGATAGACTACAACTAGCTTTAGCAGTCTTAACCGCAAAAACAGTCACATTCGGAGTGCGATCGCTTAAACTTGGTGCAGCAAGTGTCCTACCGGGCGAAATTGCCCGTCGCTTACAACCGCAGCTACTACAACTACTCAGTCGCCAAGTTAAGCAGGGAGTGATTCTCATCGCCGGAACTAATGGCAAAACGACAACATCGCTACTGTTGCGCACGATGCTAGAACGTCAAGGGAAGCGCGTTGCGCACAATGCAACTGGTGCAAATTTGGAAAATGGGTTAATGAGTGCCTTACTTGCAAATACCAACTTGGTAGGTACACTCGATGTCGATTACGCGATTTTAGAAGTTGATGAAAACGTTGTTCCTAAAGTTTTAGCAGCAATTCAGCCAAAGTTAATTTTGTGCTTAAACTTGTTTCGCGACCAACTTGATCGCTACGGTGAAGTAGACACGATTAGTCAGCGCTGGGGTAAAGCGATCGCCGTACTCCCACCAGATACGATTATTATTCCAAATGCCGATGACCCAACACTTTCTTACATGGGTCAACAACTACCACAAAAAGTCCTTTTCTTTGGTTTAAGCGAACCCGAACAGTATCTTGAAGAGATTCCCCACGCTGTAGACTCGATTTACTGTCCCAACTGCGGACATTCACTTGATTATGAAGGTGTCTACCTATCACATTTAGGAGACTTTCACTGTCCTAATTGTGGCTTTCACAAAGCACCAGTGGCAATTAATAGCCAAGAATACCCTCAGATCTTAATTGGATTATATAACAAGTACAACACTTTAGCAGCAGTTTTAGCCGCGCAACAACTGGGAGTTGATGAAACTACAATCCGTGATACAATCAGCAATTTTCAAGCAGCCTTTGGACGCGCTGAAGAGTTAAACGTCAACGGTAAACACGTACGTATTCTATTATCCAAAAATCCTGTAGGAATGAACGAAACGATTCGCGCAGTAAACCAAGTACGGCAAAAAACGCATTCTTCGCAACTTGCACCAGTGTTGTTTGTATTAAACGATCGCATTCCCGATGGGACAGATGTCTCGTGGATTTGGGATGTCGATACCGAAAAACTCGTCGCCCAAGGCGGAACATTCGTTGTCAGCGGTGATCGCGTCTATGATATGGCGCTGCGATTGCGCTACTCGCACTCAGAGGATAACGACTTGCAACTCATCGTTAAGGAAGATTTACGCGAAGCGATCGCCACGGCATTAGAACATACCCCACAAAATCAAACCTTACACATTCTCCCTACCTACTCAGCAATGCTTGAAGTTCGCGAAGTCCTCACAGGGCGTAAGATTCTCTAA
- a CDS encoding type 1 glutamine amidotransferase yields MNQEQIELTIGWLYPTLMSTYGDRGNVICLQKRCEWRGYTVKILPLDQNATDADFHNVDMIVGGGAQDRQQEIVMRDLRGTKAAALRERIDNGTPGVFTCGAPQLLGHYYEPALGQRIEGLGLLDFVSVHPGANARRCIGNLVVEVTAKLLAQELAVFCGSPTYLIGFENHGGRTKLGQVEPLGRVVQGLGNNGEDGTEGAFYQNAIATYSHGPLLPKNPFVADWLIQTALRQKYQVPITLTPLEDPLAIQARQAMFQRLRVNVPTG; encoded by the coding sequence ATGAACCAAGAACAAATCGAACTGACAATCGGCTGGTTGTATCCCACGTTGATGAGCACTTACGGTGATCGCGGAAACGTGATTTGTCTGCAAAAACGCTGTGAGTGGCGCGGGTACACTGTGAAGATCTTACCCCTCGATCAAAATGCGACAGATGCAGACTTTCACAACGTTGATATGATTGTTGGTGGTGGTGCGCAAGACCGACAACAAGAAATTGTCATGCGCGACTTACGCGGTACGAAAGCCGCAGCACTCCGCGAAAGAATTGATAATGGAACTCCTGGCGTATTTACCTGCGGTGCGCCGCAATTACTCGGACACTACTACGAACCTGCATTAGGACAGCGCATTGAAGGCTTAGGCCTGTTAGATTTTGTGTCTGTGCATCCAGGTGCAAACGCCCGCCGTTGTATTGGTAATCTTGTCGTTGAAGTCACTGCTAAACTTTTAGCACAAGAACTCGCAGTGTTTTGCGGTTCTCCTACTTACCTGATTGGCTTTGAAAATCACGGGGGACGCACCAAGCTAGGACAAGTCGAACCCCTAGGGCGTGTCGTCCAAGGTTTAGGTAATAACGGCGAAGACGGAACAGAAGGTGCATTTTACCAAAATGCGATCGCCACTTATTCGCACGGTCCATTATTACCCAAAAACCCCTTTGTCGCCGACTGGTTGATTCAAACTGCATTGCGGCAAAAATATCAAGTTCCGATCACGCTTACACCCCTCGAAGATCCTCTTGCTATACAAGCAAGACAAGCGATGTTCCAACGCTTACGTGTTAATGTTCCTACTGGATAA